The Saccharopolyspora gloriosae genome has a segment encoding these proteins:
- a CDS encoding GPP34 family phosphoprotein yields MSIHEGAVNGRRGRRLPRTNLITTEDVPGRPDPPVPPSRQVARERPTRTGRIPLRLADRYFLAAHSGADRLTARVDPVLVSLGCAGGLLVELLLEEEISVAPTVRPAGKGMPPDFLSWSVLREVRNEPDHEVRTWIRHLARTATEKVRARLTITDVLREVPVSGGWRGGPAVAWRAGSLDHRTPAEELTDLFTHAESAATRSGMITVPDAKAEVTLALLTTGTGVTGRLGLPRPVLRQAERRCEQWLPRLPGGLRTVVAEVSAAREQWAMTPRR; encoded by the coding sequence ATGTCGATCCACGAAGGGGCGGTGAACGGCCGCCGGGGCCGCCGCCTGCCCCGAACCAACCTGATCACGACCGAGGACGTACCCGGCCGTCCGGATCCTCCCGTGCCACCGAGCAGGCAGGTGGCGCGGGAGCGGCCGACCCGCACCGGCCGCATCCCGCTTCGGCTGGCCGACCGCTACTTCCTGGCCGCGCACTCGGGCGCGGACCGGCTCACCGCGCGAGTCGATCCGGTGCTGGTGTCGCTGGGTTGTGCGGGCGGCCTGCTGGTGGAACTGCTGCTGGAGGAGGAGATCAGCGTCGCGCCGACGGTGCGGCCCGCGGGCAAGGGGATGCCGCCGGACTTCCTGTCCTGGTCGGTGCTGCGCGAGGTCCGCAACGAACCGGACCACGAGGTGCGCACCTGGATCCGCCACCTCGCGCGCACCGCGACGGAGAAGGTGCGAGCGCGGCTCACCATCACCGACGTGCTGCGGGAGGTTCCGGTCTCCGGCGGCTGGCGCGGCGGTCCGGCGGTCGCCTGGCGAGCCGGTTCGCTGGATCACCGGACTCCGGCGGAGGAACTCACGGACCTGTTCACGCACGCCGAATCGGCGGCCACCCGTTCCGGGATGATCACCGTCCCGGACGCGAAAGCGGAGGTGACCCTGGCGCTGCTGACCACCGGAACCGGCGTCACCGGACGGCTCGGGCTGCCCCGGCCGGTCCTGCGCCAGGCCGAACGTCGTTGCGAGCAATGGCTGCCGCGGCTGCCCGGCGGACTGCGCACGGTCGTGGCCGAGGTGAGCGCGGCCCGCGAGCAGTGGGCGATGACCCCGCGTCGCTGA